The DNA window ACCAAGGAGCAATACACATCTATTCATACGACAGCAGTAAATTGTTAAAAGGAAGAACGGTCCAGcgtttaatcaattaatcagtgtTATTAAATGTGCATATAGTCCCCATTCAGCATTGTTTGAATATAATAAATCACAGTGAGTAACATTTAACAACCATCTGTCTGTTGAAACAGTGTGAGGAGGAGCATTGTGGATGAAAACGTCACCATTTTGGCGCGTTTAATAAGCAGATATTTGAGACCTGTGTGCAAGCCGCCgtttgttttattggttttcTCACTTCAACTCGACACctggcctttttttttgatTCGGTTGTGCACGTACGCTACTACTTTTTTCAAGGAGAACAGATGGAAAATGCTCTAAAAGGTGACTCTTTAGTCATTCGAAAGGAATGACCCGGACGCCAGCAGCGAGGGAGTGAAGAGGACGAGTTTGTGCGCATGGTGAAAATCagctctgaagaagaaaaagatggtGCACGTCAGGCCTTGTAaactagaagaaaaaaagaaaaaagaaaaaaaacttaaaatcagTTTCTGTCGCTCTGTCAAAACTCTTCCAGACACACAAGCAGGAAAGACCAAACGGAACCAGACAACCAAGAGTGGAAGATTAAAATAGGTCAGATTTTAGCAATATTACTCAGATGGAAATAAAAATTGCTGTCCTGGATATTGCcccgattaaaaaaaaaaaaaaatgagtttgagtgtgaagttaaataaaacacagtccTGCACTCTCTGGCATCACCGCCTGGCTGAGCAGCACACACTCCTCATAGTTTGCAGAGAAAAAGTGCAGtaggctcctttttttttttttttttttcaaatacatgtCTTCAAAGCAGTAAAGAAGTCAGATGTTCCcctttttgtaacattttaattcaaattacaCCGCTGCTGAAAATATGCCTGTCACGAAATGCTCTAAATGTGAACACAACCGACACAGAAGTGTGCGcgtaaaaacagacaaaatccCCCAACAGCCGTTTGTATTGATGTGACGTTAATTAAGGTTTTCACTGgtgttcatttgtttgacaGGCGCCGGCTCTGCTGCAAACTGGCGCATAAGAAACAGCACTTTCGGATTTTTTCCAAAATGGCACACACAACACAGGCCGTcaacattttgtctcttttttttttcttaatctctttttttgttgtgctaATTTTGTAGCCGCGTTCTCACCTTTTAAGAGCGGGTTATAACTGCATTCATGCCAAGGTTTGTTCCACAACCTGTCTCTTTTCTAGCCGCGCGCGACTGGAGCCGGAGGTGTTCAAGTACACGGGATCTGTCTTGTGGTGAAGCGATGTTTTTCATGGGGATTTAAGGTTTAGTGGAGGATCAGGTCCGGACTCCCGCTGTGTCACGTTAgtcattaatgaaaacaaacaactgcgGTGTTGCACATAGCGTGTCTGAGGTGGCCCAAGTcgtgagagagaaaggaggtCAAGGGCCGCGAACAGGTTGCGAATCTGCAGCTCGATCACCTCTCGCACGGGTTCACATGCCAGAGCCTCGTCACCCTGCACGCACTCCAAACGCCTCAGTTCCGGTCCTGTTGTTGTAAGTTGCCAAGTGAGACTGGactctgtgttcctgtgtctATCTGCCAGGTTTCAGACTGGCTGTGCATATTCATTCACATTAAGCGGGtgagagtcaaaaaaaaaaaagcccagagaagttaaaggtgcaccgtgtagttttttggggggaaagatcttcatcgacGGTTTTTATGTAAGTGAACaatcaaactgaccttaaaggacagcacatgactttgtttttgtatgtggcggaccctgccacctttctagcttcaaacagtgttcctgGGGACCTtattattctcctctgagaacatcttgcACCCAgattacatgtatttattaacTTTCCTGTCCGGAGGTGGTGAAGTTGCATGTAGTGCCTGCAGCGCCAGGATCCAGCCTGGCAGTGTTTTACGCCAAAATAAGACCTTTTCCTGACCATGCGTTCTTTGCatctaaaccaaaccaaaaaacaaaaacattcccaCTCCCAACTCCCAAATGCGGCAGCTTGGTGTCCTATAAAATATGACGCCCTACTTACCCCTTTAGCACCTCTGCTGTCAGTGGTGGGCATGAAGGGCTCCGTGGGAAAGAGCTGTCCTGtaatctttcaaaataaaagcatgctgACAAACAATTCACTTAGTATGACAtaacttttggactgttattaaTGTGTCGAAAGGTTGTGGTTTGGTAGAAGCATAAGTGATGTAACTCACCCACTATCTGATTTCCCccacttaaaaacacaaacactcttgACCACAAACAGGGTGCCAACCCCGGTCCCCTGTGGTGAAACACAGTGTATGTCCCTTCTAACCACCCTGACCACATGgacttttctcactctttattCTACTGCAGTCGAGAGGAGCTTCAAGAGGGTCAAGCTAGAGCAGTAACCACAGCATCAAGCTCAGAAGCAAATAAGGCCACTGGCAAGCTACTGCACTTGATGTGTTTGGAGTCAGAAAGGGCTGAAACACCAAAGCACAGTGTTAAGAAATAGAGAACTGAGCCCATGAAGAGTTTCAACATATCTATGGTTGCTGAAATGTATATTGTCGACGATTATTACGGAGATTTGGAGCAAACAATGCTCCAAGCTGAGCCTTCAGATGGGAACCTTTCCGTACGTAAACAgctaatcaaaaaaaaaaaacagcgcaacatgggttttttttgttttttttcaagtgtaACTGTCAGCAAACAGCAAAACTGTTAAAAAGTTGGACAGACAGCCTGGCTACTGTGTTCAGTTATTTATTTGCCCTCTAACTAGGTCCGGGCAAGTTCACGTCATCGCTGTGCTGAAGGTTTTCCGTTTTCCCTGGCGACACTAAGCATGACAGAAGCTGTTTCCAGACTTTTCTTTCGTGAAAACTCTCAAGCACgagaaagacaaataaaggaTGTGATTTCATATGACAGCCACCTTTATGTGGTCATTGCATCAAATGTAATAGtgttcgttttgttttgttttttacaagaATAGTTGGTCATACGCCTTAATCTTTAAACACATGTGTTTCCCTGACAGGACGCCACATCTCGTCGTTTACGTTCTGGACAATtgaataaaacagcagagacgGCACAGTGTCAGATAAGAGAACCTGGCAGTGGAGTTTGTGTCTTTGAGCCATAAAAAAAGCTGAACTTCCTGATATTCTTCTCACGATTCCCTTGTTCCTAATTAATTAGAATGAGGCAATAAATGACAGTTCATTACACAACCAACAGTGCAACAGTTTCTCTTGGACAGGGTTTTCTAAGGTAAAGCATGTCAGAACCGAGGGTAGAATTCCACAAATAACAGAGTTTGTTTGATGTTATCGTCCCCCCTCCAATGAGGAGGGTGTTGGTGTCCTATTACCGGCTGGCTTTGCACGCTACCGGCCTCGTCACAATGGTTATAGGTAACCATGTTTGCGTGAGAGCACGggggttggaaaaaaaaggagggcaTACGCGCTTGCACGCATGTGTCTGGTTtttcagagggaggagagacggagcagCCAAGGTAAACAAAGAGGACTTTGCACCAATCCGAAGGTATTACGGCAAACATGCACAGCCACCGTGACTTGCAAGTGTAGCTGACCAGCCACTGCAGGAGAAAATGAGCTCATGCACAAGCAAAAACTGAATTTTAGCACAACAAGTTAATGGAAtaaagaaaagtatttttgcTACTGATTAtcctaaaaaacacaaaacttattTCTGTTTACGTagttcatttgaaaaacagcgTATTAATACAGagattgcattttttttaacaatccaTAAGGAAAACTGAACcacaaattatatttaaaaaaagacacagaacaaGTTGTATGCTTGCCACTATATGTTCCATGTAAATGAATACACAAGACAATTAGAAAAGTATGCAAATCCCCATAAGAGAATGATTAACTGGAGACAAACTCTGAGTGGTCGACTCTCCGCAAGTTCCACTGGgaatctcctctctctctctgtcttcctgtggTTATATAAGAgcctgcctgcacacacagccTTGACTTCCTGCtcaatttaaacacacactccctcacacacacataaagcctCCTCTCAACAAACGGCTTCCACAAGCTCTACAGAACAAGCCAGCTTGCAGGGCACAGAGGAAGCAATGAGCGGCGGGGTGTGGTTTCCTACGCTGGGGCTGGTGGCCTGGCTGTGCTGCCTCAGTCTGGGGCCCGTTCAGGGGGGGAAGGTGCTCGTTCATCCTGTGGATGGGAGCCACTGGCTCAGCATGAAGATACTGGTGAAGGAGCTCGCCCGACGGGGCCACGAGGTCCTGGTGCTGGTGCCTGAAAGCAGCCTGCTGATGAAGGGCTCAGAGAGCTACAAGACGGAGTTCTACAAGGTGCCCTACACCAAAGCTGAGCTGGATTCTACTTTCGAGGACCTGAGGGAGTCAGTGTTCCTCAGGCCACCGGAAATCACAGACCTGTTCGTCAATGTGCAACGTTTGGTTACATTTACTTCAATGCAGGTGACAGGTTGCGAGAGTCTGCTGAACAACAAGGCTACAATAAGTCGACTGAAGAAAGAGGGCTTCGATCTTGTGCTCACAGACCCCTTCCTGCCCTGCGGCTCCATCCTGGCTCATTTATTTTCCATCCCAGTGGTTTATTTCCTCCATGGACTTCCATGTGAGCTGGATGCAAAGGCTAACCAGTGCCCTTTGCCTGTTTCCTATGTTCCTGTGTCCTTCTCTGGTAATTCACCCGCCATGACCTTCCCACAGAGAGTTAAAAACATGGCCATGTCTTTCCTGGAGGTCTACCTATGCAAAGTGATGTATTCCAGTTTTGATGACCTGACCAGGAGTCAGTTCGGAGACGACATGACTTACAAGAGACTTCTTGGTGAGGCTGCTTTCTGGCTTCACAGACATGACTTTGTTTTTGACTGGCCCAAGCCTGTCATGCCAAACACGGCTCTAATCGGAGGGATCAACTGTGCAAAGAAGGCTCCTCTGCCAGCGGTGAGTATTTTGAGAATGTATGTAAACATCTGGATTCATTTAAGGCAAATGACATACCCCTTGCATTGTGTTGAGACCTCCTGAACTTTGAAAACCAGAAGACCACCCATAATTATTTGTTGTAGagtaaaggaaaagttcactcaAAACAATATGTTCAAACTCAGTCATTATCCCTTCAAACTCAGTCATTATCCCCTCATGCCAGTGGAAAGTCAGGCAAAATGATgtagtccacgaaacatttcgggagcttcacagcaaaacggtggcgcagcattctcccaaacaactgaagctgTTGGAGACTAAAGCGACTTTTTCGAGCTAAAGctttcagctcagctgctgcagtgaggatttcagcttaaaaataACGTCGGGCGAGCTGTATGGagcaagtccccatctactccagttgtttaggagaatgctgcaactctgttttgctgt is part of the Acanthopagrus latus isolate v.2019 chromosome 9, fAcaLat1.1, whole genome shotgun sequence genome and encodes:
- the LOC119025547 gene encoding UDP-glucuronosyltransferase-like, whose amino-acid sequence is MSGGVWFPTLGLVAWLCCLSLGPVQGGKVLVHPVDGSHWLSMKILVKELARRGHEVLVLVPESSLLMKGSESYKTEFYKVPYTKAELDSTFEDLRESVFLRPPEITDLFVNVQRLVTFTSMQVTGCESLLNNKATISRLKKEGFDLVLTDPFLPCGSILAHLFSIPVVYFLHGLPCELDAKANQCPLPVSYVPVSFSGNSPAMTFPQRVKNMAMSFLEVYLCKVMYSSFDDLTRSQFGDDMTYKRLLGEAAFWLHRHDFVFDWPKPVMPNTALIGGINCAKKAPLPADLEEFVEGSGDDGFIVFTLGSMVASMPEEIAKQFFDGFGQMPQRVLWRYTGVPPKNAPKNVKVMKWLPQNDLLAHPKAKAFITHGGTHGIYEGICNAVPMLMFPLFGDQGDNVHRLVTRGIAERLSIHDVTSEKLVAALKKIINDKSYKEKIVELSQIHLDRPVEPLDLAVFWTEFVIRHKGASHLRVAAHDLNWIQYYCLDVIGFLVVILLTVVWLTLKCCLFCIRKCLRKGTAKRKKKE